A genome region from Setaria italica strain Yugu1 chromosome III, Setaria_italica_v2.0, whole genome shotgun sequence includes the following:
- the LOC101782669 gene encoding uncharacterized protein LOC101782669 isoform X1, whose translation MVLADYLRARLLAALRPWLAADPAELRVEPGLFARSRAVARGVELDPAALNAAAGAGATFDRAAAAEVELAASPWAAPAIDAVVRGIDVALTLRDPAPKKQRPDYKEWLSKEKKRVLASLDPQGEMLHEMIEGVVNSLGDKFASVFATVLLNCSQVRLHDVTIRVRYLDDSHVLVLRTTDLRFGPELVFRSSLFRGLVGSFIPSRKKNSLLVRCSEFEFLMKENDSVDCSASFTGISASVRLDNLQLAGFGIHVDKACWEISPKFAPSLMVILDITSQKEEFVVRNGRELWKIAAQKLGSSVVRRRFSLGKSVSCATFWRRYVHAYVLLLALVGYPSDKIIARNCGRGSRSRKLWSTVKDQWETVINLEEKIPAEAIARARCAARSKLTVSQQPSKQESSKALLVSSLLKILTPFLYLWRFLVFIWMSVWATVGPGNKASYAHIFPVSTHDVDTELQLSVHLGELSVTLLPVTDRFTDTKRSDKRNKTYQIDLPVNIVMRSSCLLYSAGCTTQSLFLVVGELTACLSGVPKLLQADNSNSPRRSPSFRTAEFTEDADSRILLWSDSASMDLLSRQQANGSFYYNDDLPTDLIKSNMDELWSTWMTISNLYNESGVIHHEKPSVIFEFKYFLIDPYKGISGFRQCRFTVGRLNLDLDYLCASSTYLLYRQFMHHKQLKELTVRSADLSNSAGTYVAPTSGLVDKLRSYDHGMKVAMLGVIPENTLQIVALAAGPRIRLFFDKYNTLQNSKDVYNPLLSQMNSRSIVFSLAYVECALWPASLASPTLMSAKSHAKESHSTFISVKEAQEHHQLQTERSARNVYPGYIVLDGWFVFAGLTLLIDNPEANQQCHIFGPMTANFQISTSRKYFYSFFGVSDIISVKLGARIAGCIGFFCMDELLIVCQLIGSMHLEVLKSDLGNIKYSEDFIGRLASFYKNDIQGSIMELVEHIAQEDKVDPHVELSVEMQLDLESAYIIFSASRDVLFTNPAEFINSFINYISSSPVFGGIATQELLDVLAPGVGICIRSSSMKLLLNGQCTDFLVSLSGIQGVVLENPGEMGIFNDIHQHGDISNGSLHSENQFIISECVFNISVGPMNANLIDEKLQDESRSCCISYLGIWYSIKIEFTEVYVGDYSIHSYLSELSQRNKHKISLLIHDDLQVVKCKIQGGLIFLETVSLAKLVLCCKVYFWLLVNLPLRATSNLVKDSVTPISAGGNYIVTTRDSEREAAAVPLGTNVQSEGSQLNAIKCLDIELCCLSLTLVVADKSGTHQGLTFEVDASLQQINLGMEFLFEVKRLSISTISSICKNANEQLRDVPAPRFRSSKAADLSPQSEIQEYLPFVEADNMDTYDHDAPSSSTSALRSSTDNTSLDFSSHENQILKHFSSYLKIERKKFDGDSSLVHLTGDWSGSGSVSGLEVTMSLSNIEMVSSLLAPFYGIMSSGSTQKEIPSGGITHQAQLDNMDYTIPDGAIVAIRDLNQQMYVSVKNTGNTYQVVGAYHYSLAGEHALFKVKHHKRWRSNIQCISLLSLCAKNDEGKELALSFSKGSDFVEVSSYVDKPCSIWSTLPFRTDNFDDDGDDGKSYKVIPRSSYHLVNKKYNYGIAFVDGLLEFVKKPGNPFKVQIFDESIVPHMSLDNNTYLDVEDDVPFSVRDRLASGASSQHVIINVDKIVFTITHEVFDTDNVFPLVQTCISDIRVVTQIFPSKIRILSSFKVSGQYFDARRNLWEDLISPIASYTFFRSRFFTPDPVTKYGKMPIRFFFHLKQVDIFINELSVDILLYLVGKLDLMGPYAVRSSAIFPNSCKIENGSRLALVCQFKDTGDAIVPGQQSISVFLRHFTFDDNISHDQDVVSICLFKEGVFSTIPISISLHESGIFAWRTRVSPVKDLRSFSGPFVVVKVSRNSEEGLSLSVQPLLRVYNKSDFPIELRFQRPNKTNEEAAFVTVRSGDMVDESTGVFDAMDLSGGSKRALMSLALGKFMLSIRPEISEYSENISQPASVNWSEDITGEKAIRISGVIEKLNYNLRKAFNVDSMKSSFSTLSCPLFANGHHVTDLHFLIHTLGRDVPVQPTNGTRLSERSAPVTLQVQREIFIYPTVQVHNFLQTDIQVVLTDCQQGNVIEDNFGSIGKQATITSGSSAYFYVNPALFNFSVTLISYGSKSMAVSSSDWVKRMRKQTSGAQYLDMLLEFVPGNFHSSLRLLRQDKGLLEVALFTRYTLHNISDYPLQCTPSHQKPLPASESGMNNINLPPRHGCVLPSMSMNSWFIKSSKLRISLHSEKGSEAIIDLEALSGFTEFFIEIQDNIAPHRMAAFGVSLQPVMYNLPVPSQVVLIVPRYVVSNESGAAIAVRQCFVEHEIDGLTVEAKQRATLQTWKPGKKREINYFDLFVKKHRDVFEDSRIFIQFCPKEPGFSWSGPICVSSIGRFFLKFRRSDGMLTDGIKRDPINDGKLKLFASVDVVQETTSFVLHFTKPPKVTLPYRIENYLNEASIMYFQKDSVESDVLCPQESEQYAWDDLSLPRKLIVRIVDTPALREIKIDKISPWKPFLKMRQNTRLNLDFSFSDGLSSRKQRFDESFGLRVFKIGYEVYADGLTRVLRICEHADNPKIEKIQRPIASLQFRISYVCIHLLDKGQSGENVQLPSTIVTAKLQHVSADSVVTDSFKHGSVAIHSVNVDEKWDGASFGSILRRNKLQDAALDENILRIVFVLNSTNSNVKQIQYCSIILQPVDLKIDEETLMKLVPFWRASLAPSGTPSTQFYFRHFEVHPIKIIASFRPGSRRTTYSSAQEALRALLHSFIKVPEVSNSAVELNGVLLNHALVTFRELLLKCAQHYSWYVLRAIYVTKGSSLLPPSFTSIFDDSASSVLDVFFDPSDGLLNVPGLTIGMFKFISQNMKSGGFSGTKRYLGDLGKTVKTAGSNALFAAVTEISDSVVRGAETNGLNGMVTGFHQGIMRLAMEPSVLGQALMEGGPDRKIKLDHSPGIDELYIEGYLQAMLDVMYKQEYLRVRVVDDQVILKNLPPNSALINEIVDNVKSFLVSKALLKGDSSTLRPLRHLRNEREWRIAPTVLTLCEHLFVSFAVRVLHREASKAIGEVMARAKKPATGGEGEGDSSPSGGVLLKRNRLWTVGRFAVSGMVAYVDGRLCRHIPNPIARRIVSGFLLSFIENRGNE comes from the exons ATGGTCCTCGCGGATTACCTGCGCGCGCGGCTGCTGGCCGCGCTGCGGCCGTGGCTGGCGGCGGACCCGGCGGAGCTGCGGGTGGAGCCGGGCCTCTTCGCCCGCTCCCGCGCCGTCGCGCGCGGGGTCGAGCTCGACCCCGCCGCGCTcaacgccgccgcgggcgcgggcgccacGTTCgaccgcgcggccgccgccgaggtcgaACTCGCCGCCTCGCCCTGGGCCGCCCCCGCGATCGACGCCGTCGTGCGCGGCATCGACGTCGCGCTCACCCTCAG GGACCCTGCGCCGAAGAAACAGCGGCCGGACTACAAGGAATGGCTGtccaaggagaagaagagagtgcTCGCATCACTGGATCCTCAG GGCGAGATGTTGCATGAGATGATTGAAGGTGTGGTTAACTCCCTGGGGGATAAGTTTGCCTCAGTGTTTGCCACTGTGCTTCTGAACTGCAGCCAGGTGCGGCTTCACGATGTCACGATACGAGTACGGTACCTTGACGACTCCCATGTTTTGGTGTTGAGGACGACTGACTTACGGTTTGGCCCTGAGCTTGTTTTCCGCAGCTCTCTGTTCAGAGGACTAGTTGGCTCTTTTATCCCATCCAGGAAGAAGAATAGCCTGCTTGTTAGATGTTCTGAGTTTGAGTTTCTAATGAAGGAGAATGATTCGGTAGACTGCAGTGCATCTTTCACCGGCATATCTGCTTCGGTTAGATTGGATAATCTGCAACTTGCTGGTTTTGGCATTCATGTTGACAAAGCGTGCTGGGAAATTTCACCTAAATTTGCCCCTTCACTGATGGTGATTTTGGATATTACAAGCCAGAAGGAAGAGTTTGTGGTTAGGAATGGCAGAGAGCTTTGGAAAATCGCTGCACAAAAGCTTGGCAGCTCAGTAGTCCGTCGAAGATTTTCTTTAGGCAAATCTGTAAGCTGTGCTACTTTCTGGCGGCGCTATGTTCATGCTTACGTACTGTTGCTGGCATTAGTAGGGTATCCCTCTGACAAGATTATAGCGAGGAACTGTGGTAGGGGATCAAGGAGCAGGAAACTCTGGAGTACTGTTAAGGATCAATGGGAAACTGTTATCAATTTAGAGGAGAAAATCCCTGCAGAAGCTATTGCCAGGGCGCGGTGTGCTGCACGTTCAAAATTAACTGTGTCACAGCAACCAAGCAAGCAAGAGTCATCAAAAGCACTTCTTGTTTCTTCTTTGCTGAAAATCCTCACACCCTTTTTATATTTATGGAGGTTTCTTGTGTTCATATGGATGTCAGTGTGGGCAACTGTGGGCCCTGGAAACAAAGCATCATATGCACATATTTTTCCTGTCTCTACTCATGATGTAGACACGGAGCTTCAGCTCAGTGTACACCTTGGGGAACTCTCTGTAACCTTGTTACCTGTTACTGATCGATTCACTGATACAAAAAGATCAGACAAAAGAAACAAGACTTATCAGATTGATTTACCTGTGAATATTGTAATGAGGTCATCATGCTTACTTTACTCAGCTGGTTGCACCACACAATCATTGTTTTTAGTTGTTGGGGAACTGACGGCATGCCTTTCCGGTGTCCCAAAGTTGCTACAAGCAGACAATAGTAACAGTCCCAGGAGGAGTCCATCTTTTAGAACAGCAGAGTTCACCGAAGACGCTGACTCTAGGATACTCCTCTGGAGTGACTCAGCTAGCATGGACCTGTTGTCCCGGCAACAAGCCAATGGATCTTTCTACTATAATGATGATTTGCCCACTGACCTTATAAAGAGTAATATGGATGAGTTATGGTCAACTTGGATGACAATTAGCAATTTATACAATGAATCGGGTGTGATTCATCATGAAAAACCTTCTGTTATTTTTGAATTCAAATATTTTCTCATTGATCCTTACAAAGGTATAAGTGGTTTTCGGCAATGTAGATTCACAGTTGGGAGATTAAACCTTGATTTGGATTATTTATGTGCTTCATCAACGTATCTGCTATACAGACAGTTCATGCACCACAAACAGCTGAAAGAACTAACTGTAAGATCAGCTGACCTTTCGAACAGTGCTGGCACCTATGTAGCACCTACCAGTGGACTTGTTGACAAATTGAGATCATATGATCATGGAATGAAGGTTGCAATGTTGGGTGTGATTCCAGAAAATACTCTTCAAATTGTAGCACTGGCTGCTGGTCCAAGGATAAGGTTATTCTTCGATAAATATAATACATTGCAAAATAGCAAAGATGTATACAACCCCTTGCTTTCGCAGATGAATAGCAGGTCCATAGTTTTCAGTCTAGCATATGTGGAATGTGCTCTCTGGCCAGCATCcctagcttctccaactctTATGAGTGCTAAGTCACATGCCAAAGAATCACATAGCACATTTATTAGTGTGAAGGAGGCCCAAGAACATCACCAACTACAAACAGAAAGGAGCGCAAGGAATGTTTATCCAGGGTATATCGTGCTGGATGGATGGTTCGTCTTTGCTGGTTTAACTCTTCTGATAGATAATCCAGAGGCAAATCAGCAGTGTCACATTTTTGGACCGATGACAGCCAATTTCCAGATTTCAACAAGCAG GAAGTATTTCTATTCCTTCTTTGGGGTGAGCGACATTATCTCAGTTAAATTAGGAGCAAGAATTGCTGGATGCATAGGTTTCTTCTGCATGGATGAACTCCTCATTGTTTGCCAG CTTATTGGAAGCATGCATCTGGAGGTATTGAAGTCTGACCTAGGCAACATTAAGTATTCTGAAGATTTTATTGGAAGACTAGCATCGTTTTATAAAAACGATATTCAGGGGAGTATAATGGAGCTTGTTGAACATATTGCCCAAGAAGACAAAGTAGATCCTCATGTAGAACTCAGTGTTGAAATGCAACTTGATTTGGAGTCAGCATACATCATCTTTAGTGCTTCACGTGATGTACTTTTCACAAATCCTGCTGAGTTTATCAACAGTTTCATAAACTACATCAGCAGCTCACCTGTATTTGGGGGCATAGCAACACAGGAATTACTTGATGTATTAGCTCCAGGTGTTGGGATCTGCATCAGAAGTTCTTCTATGAAACTGTTGCTCAATGGACAATGCACAGACTTCCTTGTTAGCCTATCTGGAATTCAGGGTGTGGTGTTAGAGAATCCAGGTGAAATGGGTATTTTTAATGATATACATCAGCACGGAGACATATCAAATGGCTCACTACATAGCGAGAACCAGTTCATTATATCAGAGTGCGTCTTTAATATTAGTGTTGGCCCCATGAATGCCAACTTGATTGACGAGAAACTGCAAGATGAATCTAGAAGTTGTTGCATTTCTTATTTAGGAATTTGGTATTCAATTAAAATAGAATTTACAGAGGTTTATGTTGGAGACTACAGCATACACAGTTACCTATCTGAATTAAGTCAACGCAACAAACATAAAATCTCTCTGTTGATCCATGATGATCTTCAGGTTGTCAAATGCAAAATCCAG GGTGGTTTGATCTTTCTGGAAACAGTTTCTTTAGCTAAGCTAGTTTTGTGTTGCAAAGTTTACTTTTGGCTGCTTGTGAATCTCCCACTGCGGGCAACGTCAAACTTAGTCAAAGATTCGGTAACTCCAATCTCTGCAGGAGGGAACTATATTGTTACCACCAGAGATAGTGAGAGGGAGGCAGCAGCTGTGCCTTTAGGTACTAATGTACAAAGTGAGGGATCCCAATTGAATGCCATCAAATGCCTCGATATTGAATTATGTTGTTTGTCCCTAACTCTTGTTGTCGCGGATAAATCAG GTACACATCAGGGATTAACTTTTGAAGTTGATGCAAGTCTTCAACAAATAAATCTTGGCATGGAGTTTTTGTTCGAAGTGAAGCGTCTTTCGATCTCCACTATTAGTAGTATTTGCAAGAATGCCAATGAACAATTAAGAGATGTACCAGCACCTCGTTTTCGATCCAGCAAGGCTGCTGATCTTTCACCTCAGTCTGAAATTCAAGAGTATCTCCCATTTGTAGAGGCAGACAATATGGATACTTATGATCATGATGCTCCTTCAAGCTCAACTTCTGCACTGCGAAGTTCAACAGACAACACTTCACTAGATTTTTCATCACATGAAAATCAAATCCTGAAGCATTTCTCTTCTTATCTCAAGATCGAGAGAAAAAAATTTGATGGCGACTCCAGTTTGGTACATTTGACTGGTGATTGGTCTGGAAGTGGATCTGTTTCTGGTTTGGAGGTGACAATGTCACTCTCAAACATTGAG ATGGTCTCATCATTACTTGCTCCTTTTTATGGGATAATGAGTTCTGGCTCAACTCAGAAGGAAATACCGTCTGGTGGCATCACTCACCAAGCACAGCTAGATAATATGGATTATACTATACCAGATG GAGCAATTGTTGCTATAAGGGATCTTAATCAACAGATGTATGTATCAGTCAAAAACACTGGAAATACCTACCAAGTGGTTGGCGCATACCATTATTCCCTTGCTGGTGAACATGCATTATTTAAG GTGAAACACCATAAGAGATGGAGATCCAACATACAGTGCATTTCTCTTTTGTCTTTATGTGCAAAGAATGATGAAGGCAAAGAGCTGGCCCTTAGTTTCTCCAAAGGATCAGATTTTGTGGAAGTTTCTTCTTATGTTGACAAGCCTTGTTCAATTTGGAGCACACTTCCTTTCAGAACTGATAATTTTGATGACGATGGTGATGATGGAAAATCTTACAAGGTTATACCAAGAAGTTCATACCATCTTGTCAACAAGAAATACAATTATGGCATTGcatttgttgatggcttgctaGAGTTTGTGAAAAAGCCAGGAAATCCATTTAAAGTGCAGATTTTCGATGAATCTATTGTTCCCCACATGAGTTTGGATAATAACACTTATTTAGATGTGGAAGATGACGTTCCTTTTTCTGTAAGGGATAGATTGGCGAGTGGCGCAAGTTCTCAACATGTAATCATCAATGTTGACAAAATTGTTTTTACCATCACTCATGAAGTGTTTGATACTGATAATGTTTTCCCTCTTGTCCAAACCTGCATAAGTGATATCCGTGTTGTTAcacaaatattcccatccaAAATCaggattctaagttcatttaaaGTCTCGGGGCAGTACTTCGATGCACGGAGAAATCTGTG GGAGGACCTTATCTCTCCTATCGCCTCCTATACATTCTTTCGATCTAGGTTCTTTACCCCAGATCCAGTTACTAAGTATGGAAAGATGCCCATCCGTTTCTTCTTTCACTTAAAGCAG GTTGATATATTTATTAATGAGCTTTCAGTTGACATCCTTCTATATTTGGTTGGGAAGTTAGACTTGATGGGTCCATATGCTGTGAGAAGCTCAGCTATCTTTCCTAACTCCTGCAAG ATAGAGAATGGCTCAAGGCTGGCACTTGTGTGCCAATTTAAAGATACTGGGGATGCAATCGTTCCTGGACAACAGTCAATTTCAGTTTTCTTGAG GCACTTCACATTTGATGATAATATTTCACATGATCAAGATGTGGTTTCTATTTGCTTATTCAAAGAAGGGGTATTTTCAACTATTCCAATCAGCATTTCCCTCCATGAATCTGGTATTTTCGCATGGAGGACCCGCGTGTCACCTGTCAAAG ACCTGAGAAGCTTTTCTGGACCATTTGTTGTGGTCAAGGTGTCCCGGAATTCTGAG GAAGGCTTATCTCTTTCAGTTCAACCTTTGTTAAGGGTCTATAATAAGAGTGACTTCCCCATTGAGCTTCGGTTTCAGAGGCCAAACAAAACTAATGAAGAGGCCGCATTTGTCACAGTTAGAAGTGGAGACATGGTTGATGAATCTACTGGAGTATTTGACGCCATGGATTTATCTGGTGGATCGAAAAGAGCATTGATGTCTCTAGCTCTTG GAAAATTTATGTTGTCAATTAGACCTGAGATTTCGGAATATTCTGAAAATATTAGCCAGCCAGCTTCAGTGAACTGGTCAGAGGACATAACTGGTGAAAAAGCTATCCGGATATCTGGGGTTATAGAAAAGCTTAATTATAACCTAAGAAAAGCATTCAATGTTGATTCCATGAAGTCTTCTTTCAGCACGTTGAGTTGCCCACTTTTTGCCAATGGCCATCATGTTACAGATCTTCATTTTTTAATTCATACCCTGGGTAGAGATGTGCCCGTGCAGCCTACAAATGGAACTCGTCTATCTGAAAGAAGTGCACCAGTAACTTTACAGGTCCAGAGAGAAATTTTTATATACCCAACTGTACAAGTGCATAATTTCTTGCAAACAGACATACAAGTGGTTCTGACAGATTGCCAACAGG GAAATGTCATAGAAGATAACTTTGGCAGCATTGGCAAGCAGGCAACGATTACAAGTGGTTCAAGTGCTTATTTCTATGTGAATCCTGCCCTATTTAATTTCTCAGTCACATTGATTTCATATGGTTCGAAGTCTATGGCAGTTAGTAGTAGTGACTGGGTTAAGAGGATGCGAAAGCAGACAAGTGGAGCTCAGTATCTTGACATGCTGCTAGAATTTGTTCCTGGGAACTTTCATTCTTCTTTAAGATTATTACGTCAAGATAAAGGCCTGCTGGAG GTTGCTCTATTCACAAGATACACTCTACATAATATCAGTGACTACCCCTTACAATGCACACCTTCCCATCAAAAACCACTGCCTGC GTCGGAATCTGGAATGAACAATATCAATCTTCCTCCCCGACATGGTTGTGTTTTGCCCTCAATGTCAATGAACTCCTGGTTTATAAA GTCAAGCAAATTACGAATAAGCCTACATAGTGAGAAAGGATCAGAAGCTATTATTGATTTGGAAGCATTGTCTGGCTTCACTGAATTTTTCATAGAGATCCAAGACAATATAGCGCCTCATCGTATGGCAGCTTTTGGAGTGTCATTGCAACCTGTTATGTATAACTTGCCCGTGCCATCACAAGTTGTACTAATAGTTCCAAGATATGTTGTTTCAAACGAGTCTGGTGCTGCAATTGCTGTTCGCCAGTGTTTTGTTGAG CATGAGATAGATGGATTGACAGTTGAAGCTAAACAGCGGGCTACCTTACAGACATGGAAACCTGGAAAAAAGCGAGAAATAAactactttgatttatttgttaAGAAGCACAGAGATGTGTTTGAGGATTCTCGCATTTTCATCCAGTTCTGTCCAAAAGAACCTGGATTCAGTTGGTCTGGACCAATCTGTGTTTCATCAATTGGCCGTTTTTTCTTGAAATTTAGAAGATCGGATGGCATGTTGACAGATGGTATTAAAAGAGACCCCATAAATGATGGGAAGCTGAAACTGTTTGCTTCTGTTGATGTTGTTCAAGAGACTACTTCTTTTGTCTTACACTTCACTAAACCACCGAAGGTTACTCTGCCATACCGAATAGAAAATTACTTGAATGAAGCATCTATCATGTATTTCCAGAAG GATTCGGTTGAATCAGATGTATTATGCCCTCAAGAGTCAGAACAGTACGCTTGGGATGACTTAAGTTTACCTCGCAAATTGATTGTGCGCATTGTTG ATACACCTGCACTGCGTGAAATTAAAATTGATAAAATCAGTCCATGGAAGCCTTTTTTGAAGATGCGGCAAAATACCAGGCTGAATCTGGATTTCTCATTCAGTGATGGGCTCAGTTCAAGAAAACAAAGATTTGATGAATCATTTGGACTGAGGGTGTTCAAAATTGGCTATGAAGTGTATGCTGATGGTTTAACCAGAGTTCTACGAATATGTGAACATGCAGATAATCCCAAAATCGAGAAAATCCAACGGCCAATAGCAAGCCTACAGTTCAGAATTTCTTATGTGTGTATTCATCTTCTTGACAAGGGCCAG AGTGGGGAAAATGTCCAATTGCCATCTACAATAGTAACAGCAAAACTTCAGCATGTATCTGCTGATTCAGTTGTCACAGATAGCTTCAAGCATGGATCTGTTGCAATTCAT TCAGTGAATGTGGACGAAAAATGGGATGGAGCTTCGTTTGGGTCAATTCTTAGGAGGAACAAGCTTCAGGATGCTGCTCTCGATGAAAATATTCTTCGTATAGTCTTTGTACTGAATTCAACCAACAGCAATGTCAAACAAATACAGTATTGTTCGATAATTCTACAG CCTGTTGATCTGAAGATTGATGAGGAAACATTAATGAAGCTAGTACCATTTTGGAGAGCATCCCTTGCTCCTTCAGGAACACCGAGTACACAGTTTTATTTCAGACATTTTGAAGTACATCCAATTAAG ATTATAGCAAGCTTTCGTCCTGGTAGCCGACGCACAACTTATAGTTCTGCTCAAGAGGCTCTGAGAGCACTACTTCATAGTTTTATAAAG GTGCCTGAGGTTAGCAACTCAGCTGTGGAGCTCAATGGGGTTCTCCTAAATCATGCTTTAGTTACATTCCGTGAGCTACTCCTGAAATGTGCTCAGCATTATTCATG GTATGTCTTGAGGGCAATCTACGTAACAAAGGGAAGCTCATTGCTTCCTCCATCTTTTACCTCAATTTTTGATGACTCTGCTTCATCTGTTCTTGATGTTTTCTTCGACCCTTCTGATGGATTGCTCAATGTCCCTGGGCTTACCATAG GCATGTTTAAATTTATAAGCCAGAACATGAAGTCGGGTGGTTTTTCTGGAACAAAACGGTACCTTGGTGATCTCGGGAAAACC GTTAAAACTGCAGGTTCGAATGCTCTCTTCGCCGCTGTCACAGAAATTTCAGATAGTGTTGTGAGAGGAGCAGAAACAAATGGTTTGAATGGCATG GTTACTGGTTTCCACCAAGGCATTATGAGGTTGGCCATGGAGCCATCTGTATTAGGACAGGCTCTAATGGAGGGAGGACCCGACAGAAAGATCAAACTCGATCATAGCCCCGGAATTGACGAG CTATACATCGAAGGGTACCTACAAGCTATGTTGGATGTCATGTATAAGCAAGAATACCTCCGTGTCAGGGTGGTCGATGACCAG GTTATCTTAAAGAATCTACCACCAAACAGCGCTTTGATAAATGAAATCGTGGACAACGTCAAAAGCTTTCTTGTGAGCAAGGCATTGCTGAAAGGAGATTCTTCAACACTCCGCCCGCTCCGCCATCTGCGAAATGAACGT GAATGGAGGATCGCGCCGACGGTGCTCACACTGTGCGAGCACCTGTTCGTGAGCTTCGCTGTGCGCGTGCTGCACCGGGAGGCCAGCAAGGCCATCGGGGAGGTCATGGCGAGAGCGAAGAAACCCGCTACTGGAGGAGAGGGTGAAGGCGACTCGTCGCCGTCCGGTGGAGTCCTGCTGAAGCGGAACAGGCTGTGGACTGTCGGGAGGTTCGCGGTCTCGGGCATGGTCGCTTATGTGGATGGTCGGTTGTGCCGGCACATACCCAACCCCATCGCCAGGAGGATCGTGAGCGGGTTTCTACTGAGCTTCATCGAAAACAGGGGCAACGAATAG